A section of the Leptospira semungkisensis genome encodes:
- a CDS encoding response regulator gives MKKILIVDDSAVFRKILSLHLSQASFSVVEAEDGLMGLERLKEGKVDLVVSDMNMPNMDGLSFVKAIKEDSNHKFVPIVMLTTESQEELKSEGLKAGAKAWLTKPFSPEELLKTIQILLV, from the coding sequence ATGAAGAAAATATTGATCGTAGATGATTCCGCCGTTTTCAGAAAGATCCTGAGTCTACATCTTTCTCAAGCCTCTTTCTCGGTAGTGGAAGCGGAAGATGGTTTAATGGGATTAGAAAGACTAAAGGAAGGGAAAGTAGATCTAGTAGTAAGCGACATGAATATGCCGAACATGGATGGACTCAGTTTTGTTAAAGCGATCAAAGAGGATTCAAATCATAAGTTCGTTCCCATCGTGATGTTAACTACTGAATCCCAAGAAGAGTTGAAGTCGGAGGGGCTAAAGGCTGGTGCAAAAGCTTGGCTTACCAAGCCATTCTCTCCAGAAGAATTGTTAAAAACGATACAGATACTTTTGGTTTAG
- a CDS encoding STAS domain-containing protein translates to MSLEVKISELGQRNSRPLFRLDLFGEACIYSISEWQERLNSLLQKNPLRLEIDTGGLEKVDSSFLQSLLLLKRESLRMAWELSILNHSYCVLEFYDLYGLIGYFQDRIRVSKKDSSSFKFAYGVERA, encoded by the coding sequence ATGTCACTTGAAGTTAAGATCTCAGAACTTGGTCAGAGAAATTCTCGCCCTTTGTTTAGATTAGATCTATTCGGAGAGGCCTGTATCTACTCTATTTCTGAATGGCAAGAAAGGTTAAACTCTCTTTTACAAAAGAATCCTCTGAGGCTCGAGATAGATACAGGAGGATTAGAGAAAGTGGACTCCAGTTTTCTGCAGTCGCTTCTTCTTTTAAAAAGAGAATCCCTAAGAATGGCTTGGGAACTTTCTATCCTGAATCACTCTTATTGCGTATTAGAATTTTATGATTTATATGGTTTGATTGGATATTTTCAGGATAGAATCAGGGTTTCTAAGAAAGATTCTTCTTCCTTTAAATTTGCGTATGGAGTGGAGAGAGCGTAA
- a CDS encoding chemotaxis protein CheA → MDLSEIREAFIQESTELLSSAELLLLQLERGEFDAESIHSMFRAVHTVKGTAGMFGYESIEKCSHELETLLDQARSEKTELDPKKIDFLLRAVDHLKKIVADPFPGELTDPDARSEQERIISEAKGFIGATERKKPINEEKKTQESSKKGSVNSEWQISFFPGQDTFRSGMDPYSFLKYLKNFGEILHLYLYKSQLPKWEEWNSETCYLGFEIKLRSSSRQEEIESVFAFLRDGSFLRVIPPNSSEEIFHQIAKEIPCGEEEYYKTLTLLGLQIDGVQVAHESKTSPAPKQEIEKTQATTTIAPKLIRIDSAKVDQLVNLVGELIISEASLGRLLVEKEDSELNESAEILSRLVGEIRETAMALRMVPIGELFEKYRRTVRDISIELGKDVDFEIQGGETELDRSVIEKINDPIVHILRNALDHGIEPSGEREALGKSQRGKLKIQASHATGSISIEISDDGKGLNQDKIRKKAVEKGIIDPDQSLTEQEIANLIFQPGFSTAEAVTNLSGRGVGMDVVLRNIESLRGSVNVQSEFGKGSVFSIRLPLTLAIIDGFLVRSCDSYFVVPMDWVKETMESELQLLPEEISGSINLRGEVLPILHLGRFLGLPGSDEGRKNILVLEYEGRNFGILVHDLLGEIQSVIKPLNEIFKGIQCISGTSVLGTGKIAFILDVPGLHSLLKIQRSNLREREKIRSK, encoded by the coding sequence ATGGATCTTTCTGAAATCAGAGAAGCCTTTATCCAAGAATCCACCGAACTTTTGTCTTCGGCGGAGCTTCTTCTATTGCAATTAGAAAGAGGCGAATTCGATGCGGAGTCGATTCACTCTATGTTCCGAGCAGTTCATACAGTAAAAGGAACTGCTGGTATGTTCGGTTACGAGTCCATAGAGAAATGCTCTCATGAGTTGGAGACTCTGCTCGATCAGGCCAGATCCGAAAAGACAGAACTCGATCCTAAGAAAATCGATTTTCTATTAAGGGCAGTAGATCACTTGAAGAAGATCGTCGCCGATCCTTTTCCCGGGGAACTTACGGATCCGGACGCAAGATCAGAACAAGAAAGAATTATCTCCGAAGCAAAGGGATTCATAGGCGCAACCGAAAGAAAGAAACCTATAAACGAAGAAAAGAAAACGCAAGAGAGCTCAAAGAAAGGCTCTGTAAACTCAGAATGGCAGATCAGCTTCTTTCCTGGACAAGATACTTTTAGAAGTGGGATGGACCCCTACTCCTTTTTAAAATATCTTAAAAACTTTGGAGAAATACTTCACCTCTATTTATATAAAAGCCAATTGCCTAAATGGGAAGAATGGAATTCAGAAACATGTTATCTGGGATTCGAGATCAAACTTCGCTCTTCATCTCGACAGGAAGAAATTGAATCCGTCTTTGCATTCTTAAGAGATGGCTCTTTTTTGAGAGTCATTCCTCCAAATTCGTCGGAAGAAATCTTTCATCAGATCGCAAAAGAGATCCCATGCGGAGAAGAAGAATATTATAAAACTCTCACATTGCTCGGATTGCAGATCGATGGAGTCCAAGTTGCACATGAATCCAAGACTTCTCCTGCTCCGAAACAGGAAATTGAAAAAACGCAGGCGACAACTACGATTGCTCCCAAGCTGATCCGGATCGATTCAGCAAAAGTGGACCAGCTTGTTAACCTCGTGGGAGAATTAATCATCTCCGAAGCAAGTTTAGGTAGATTACTTGTAGAGAAGGAAGACTCAGAACTGAACGAGTCTGCAGAAATTCTATCCAGGCTCGTTGGAGAGATTAGAGAAACAGCAATGGCTCTTCGAATGGTGCCTATTGGAGAATTGTTCGAAAAGTATAGAAGAACCGTTAGAGATATCTCAATTGAACTCGGAAAGGATGTTGATTTTGAGATCCAAGGCGGTGAGACAGAACTAGATCGATCTGTAATCGAGAAGATCAACGATCCCATTGTTCATATCTTAAGAAATGCTTTGGATCATGGCATCGAGCCGAGTGGAGAAAGAGAAGCATTAGGAAAATCTCAAAGAGGAAAGCTCAAGATCCAAGCCTCTCACGCAACAGGAAGCATTTCTATCGAGATCTCGGATGATGGAAAAGGATTAAACCAAGATAAGATCCGCAAGAAAGCCGTAGAAAAAGGAATCATTGATCCAGACCAAAGCCTCACCGAACAAGAGATCGCCAATCTGATCTTTCAGCCTGGATTTTCCACTGCGGAGGCGGTTACTAATCTTTCAGGTCGAGGCGTAGGAATGGATGTAGTCTTACGCAATATAGAGTCCTTGAGAGGTTCGGTTAACGTTCAATCTGAGTTCGGAAAGGGCTCCGTTTTCTCCATTCGACTCCCACTTACTCTTGCTATTATAGACGGATTCTTAGTGAGATCTTGTGATTCGTACTTCGTTGTGCCAATGGATTGGGTTAAAGAAACAATGGAGTCAGAGCTGCAACTTCTTCCGGAAGAGATTTCCGGATCGATCAATCTGAGAGGAGAAGTACTTCCGATTCTTCATTTAGGAAGATTTCTTGGCCTCCCTGGTTCGGACGAAGGAAGAAAGAATATTCTAGTTTTAGAATATGAAGGTAGGAACTTCGGCATTCTCGTTCATGATCTGCTTGGTGAAATACAATCTGTAATCAAACCATTGAACGAAATATTTAAAGGAATACAATGTATTAGCGGTACTTCTGTTTTAGGAACAGGAAAAATCGCATTTATCCTGGATGTTCCTGGACTCCATTCCCTATTAAAGATCCAAAGATCGAATTTAAGAGAAAGAGAAAAGATACGCTCTAAGTAG
- a CDS encoding methyl-accepting chemotaxis protein — translation MAQGKSKAIVLVWIFLLGILLTFGSAGWSYYFDHFGPDQKDTSQSNSSPGNEIRSNFFHLGTDLYSLFLPDQNRESLLVKIDSIKKRKEELKLGLSALSKTGTVSEEVKSLEEDLEEVYESLLSGKAILNGAGKNTQIDFIEHLSKSTLPKFESLREKWADTSFETSPKVVSKNSVYYHFLFAVFGTLLLPALAIYLKPFSSRGPILESRGDSEEFIRIKTALDNVTTNIMMADQNLKVTYMNKSIHQMFSDAEEDIKKQLSQFRLEALMGTNIDAFHKNPAHQRNLLKDLTKTFRSNIEIGGRSFDLIANPILTNSGERLGTVVEWADVTEQKKMQEVRRAENEELTRIKVALDNTSTNIMIADNNLNIKYMNKAIVKMFEIGENDIRKQLNNFHLNKLIGSNIDVYHKNPAHQRGLLASFTTTFKSSIEIGGRSFDLIANPILTDSGDRLGAVVEWSDVTEQKKVAETRKLENEELTRIKVALDNTSTNVMIADMDFNIKYMNKAVYKMFQGSEMDIRKQLSAFNLQKLIGTNIDSFHKNPAHQRNLVGNLNSTYESSINIGGRTFNLVANPILSTDGQRLGAVVEWSDITGELAVQKEIEEIVNAATKGDFKTRLNLDGKEGFFKTLGEGLNSLLQVSEVGLNEVLSALERLANGDLTSKIENEYFGTFGKLKEFGNTTVDKLNEIMGDIVMKSGSLVGSAGEVSSTANSLSQGASQQAASVEETTSSLEEMTASIDQNASNSKQTEQIASQSSRDAEDGGKSVTETVSAMKQIAEKISIIEDIAYQTNLLALNAAIEAARAGEHGRGFAVVASEVRKLAERSQKSANEISSLAVSSVAIAEKAGKLIGDIVPNIRKTADLVQEITASSEEQASGVVEINKAMGQLDQVSQQNASASEQLAAIAEEMNSQAESLRESVMFFRLSKESQIKETSNGAGTRKASLRSINVQEKSKFEKY, via the coding sequence ATGGCACAAGGTAAGAGCAAGGCAATCGTTCTGGTCTGGATTTTTCTTTTAGGAATTCTACTAACTTTTGGATCCGCCGGATGGAGTTATTATTTTGATCATTTTGGACCGGACCAAAAGGATACGAGTCAATCAAACTCTTCTCCCGGGAATGAGATTCGATCGAATTTCTTTCACTTAGGGACGGATCTGTATTCCTTATTTTTGCCCGACCAGAATCGAGAGAGTCTTCTTGTTAAGATTGATTCTATTAAAAAAAGGAAAGAAGAACTAAAGTTAGGTCTTTCCGCTCTATCCAAGACTGGAACAGTTTCGGAGGAAGTAAAATCATTAGAAGAAGATCTGGAAGAAGTATATGAGTCCCTACTTTCAGGAAAGGCAATCTTGAACGGTGCAGGAAAGAATACTCAAATTGATTTTATTGAACATCTTTCTAAATCTACTCTTCCTAAGTTTGAAAGCCTAAGAGAAAAATGGGCGGATACTTCTTTTGAGACTAGTCCTAAGGTAGTTTCTAAAAATTCAGTCTATTATCATTTCTTATTCGCAGTCTTTGGGACCCTTCTCTTACCTGCCCTTGCGATCTATCTAAAACCTTTCTCAAGTCGGGGACCCATTTTGGAGTCGAGAGGAGATTCAGAAGAATTCATTCGGATCAAGACAGCTCTAGATAATGTGACTACGAATATCATGATGGCGGATCAGAACCTAAAGGTTACTTATATGAATAAGTCGATTCACCAGATGTTCTCAGATGCTGAGGAAGATATCAAGAAGCAACTTTCTCAATTTCGTTTAGAGGCTCTTATGGGAACGAATATTGATGCGTTCCATAAAAACCCTGCTCACCAAAGAAACTTGCTCAAAGATCTGACTAAGACCTTCCGTTCTAATATTGAGATCGGCGGGCGTTCCTTTGATCTAATTGCAAACCCTATCTTGACAAATTCAGGAGAGAGATTGGGAACTGTGGTGGAATGGGCGGATGTGACTGAGCAGAAAAAAATGCAGGAAGTCCGTAGAGCCGAAAATGAAGAGCTTACTCGCATCAAAGTGGCATTGGACAATACAAGTACCAATATTATGATCGCTGATAACAATTTGAATATCAAATACATGAATAAGGCGATCGTGAAGATGTTCGAGATCGGAGAGAATGATATTCGGAAACAACTTAATAATTTCCACTTAAACAAGCTTATTGGATCGAATATAGATGTGTATCACAAGAATCCTGCTCACCAAAGAGGATTGCTCGCTTCCTTTACTACAACATTCAAATCAAGTATCGAGATTGGAGGTAGATCATTTGATCTGATCGCGAATCCAATCTTAACTGATTCGGGAGATCGCCTTGGTGCTGTGGTGGAATGGTCCGATGTTACTGAGCAGAAAAAGGTCGCTGAAACAAGAAAACTTGAGAATGAGGAATTAACTAGGATCAAGGTAGCCTTGGATAATACGAGTACAAACGTAATGATTGCCGACATGGACTTCAATATCAAGTACATGAATAAAGCAGTCTACAAGATGTTCCAAGGAAGCGAGATGGACATTCGAAAACAATTAAGTGCTTTCAATTTGCAAAAGTTGATCGGGACGAATATAGATAGTTTCCATAAGAATCCGGCACACCAAAGGAATTTGGTCGGAAATCTGAACTCCACTTATGAGTCTTCAATTAATATAGGAGGTCGTACTTTCAATCTAGTTGCGAACCCTATTTTAAGCACCGACGGACAAAGACTGGGTGCAGTTGTAGAATGGTCCGACATCACAGGCGAACTGGCAGTACAGAAAGAGATCGAAGAGATTGTAAACGCTGCGACCAAGGGAGATTTTAAAACCAGATTGAATCTAGATGGTAAGGAAGGTTTCTTTAAAACATTGGGAGAAGGATTGAATTCCTTACTACAAGTCAGTGAGGTGGGATTGAACGAAGTTCTTTCTGCATTGGAAAGACTCGCTAACGGAGACCTTACCTCTAAGATCGAGAACGAATACTTCGGTACTTTCGGCAAATTGAAAGAGTTCGGAAATACCACCGTAGATAAACTGAACGAGATCATGGGAGACATCGTCATGAAATCGGGAAGCTTAGTCGGGTCTGCTGGCGAAGTTTCTTCCACCGCAAATTCATTAAGCCAGGGAGCTTCTCAACAAGCTGCTTCTGTAGAAGAAACGACTTCTTCTCTGGAAGAGATGACTGCTTCCATCGATCAGAACGCAAGTAACTCCAAGCAAACGGAACAGATCGCCAGCCAATCATCTAGAGATGCTGAAGATGGAGGAAAATCTGTAACTGAGACTGTAAGTGCAATGAAGCAAATTGCAGAGAAGATCTCTATCATAGAAGATATCGCTTACCAAACCAACTTACTCGCGTTGAATGCCGCAATAGAAGCGGCAAGAGCCGGAGAGCATGGAAGAGGATTTGCAGTAGTTGCTTCCGAAGTGCGTAAGTTAGCGGAGAGAAGCCAAAAGTCTGCGAATGAGATCTCAAGCCTTGCAGTTTCCTCTGTCGCAATCGCGGAAAAAGCAGGAAAACTGATCGGAGATATAGTTCCGAATATTAGAAAAACTGCAGATTTGGTCCAAGAGATCACTGCTTCCAGTGAGGAGCAAGCCTCTGGAGTTGTAGAGATCAATAAGGCAATGGGACAATTGGATCAGGTGTCACAACAGAATGCTTCTGCGTCAGAACAGCTAGCTGCGATCGCAGAAGAAATGAACAGCCAGGCGGAATCACTGCGTGAGTCTGTCATGTTCTTCCGCTTGAGTAAGGAGTCTCAAATTAAGGAAACAAGTAACGGCGCAGGCACAAGGAAAGCTTCTTTGAGATCCATCAACGTCCAAGAGAAGTCCAAGTTCGAAAAGTATTGA
- a CDS encoding chemotaxis protein CheW, translated as MSNFEDNQYLTFKIGEETFGIGLLNVKEILEYTHVTTVPMMPSFIPGVINLRGNVVPVLDVSDKFFKKKHSPDKRTCIVIVEVPESVNGARMDIGLIVESVYEVLSIPSAEIEPPPTFGSRIRVDFLSGMARQSSGFILLLNLIRLLTVEELTALEETRDEATHLTSSNAV; from the coding sequence ATGAGTAATTTCGAAGACAATCAATACCTAACCTTTAAGATCGGAGAAGAGACTTTCGGGATCGGACTGCTGAATGTAAAGGAGATCTTAGAATACACTCATGTGACTACGGTTCCGATGATGCCTTCTTTCATTCCGGGAGTGATCAATCTGCGAGGGAATGTCGTTCCTGTCTTAGATGTAAGCGACAAGTTCTTTAAGAAGAAGCATTCTCCGGATAAAAGAACTTGTATCGTGATCGTGGAGGTCCCCGAGTCAGTTAACGGAGCAAGGATGGATATAGGTCTCATCGTAGAGTCGGTCTATGAGGTCTTAAGCATTCCTTCTGCCGAGATAGAGCCTCCCCCAACCTTTGGATCCAGGATAAGAGTAGACTTTCTCTCCGGTATGGCTAGGCAATCTAGCGGTTTCATTCTTCTTCTAAATCTTATCCGCCTACTGACTGTAGAAGAGCTCACTGCGTTGGAAGAAACAAGAGACGAGGCAACTCATCTGACATCTTCCAATGCTGTCTGA
- a CDS encoding chemotaxis protein CheD translates to MEPDIVKDIFLQPGGLYWGENGTRIRTLLGSCVAVCLWHPYYRVGGMAHIMLPKRPASIPDAHNKYADDAIETFLHKFLQLGERPGRFVCKIFGGASMFSPDEEKLEEVKKIVEIGDKNVEAVQTLIKKANITLAASHTGGTSHRKIYFSLWDGEVYMENPKN, encoded by the coding sequence ATGGAACCAGATATAGTAAAGGATATCTTCTTACAGCCAGGAGGCCTGTATTGGGGGGAGAATGGTACAAGAATACGAACGTTACTTGGTTCCTGCGTTGCAGTTTGTCTTTGGCATCCCTATTACCGAGTGGGTGGAATGGCACATATCATGTTGCCCAAAAGGCCTGCAAGCATACCGGATGCACATAACAAATATGCGGATGATGCGATAGAGACATTCTTACATAAATTCCTTCAGTTAGGAGAAAGACCGGGAAGATTCGTATGCAAGATATTCGGAGGAGCCTCCATGTTCTCTCCAGACGAGGAGAAATTGGAGGAAGTAAAAAAGATCGTAGAGATCGGCGATAAAAACGTGGAAGCAGTCCAAACGCTGATCAAGAAGGCAAATATCACTCTTGCCGCTTCTCATACTGGAGGCACTTCTCATAGAAAGATTTATTTTTCCCTCTGGGACGGAGAGGTCTATATGGAGAATCCAAAGAATTAA
- a CDS encoding protein-glutamate methylesterase/protein-glutamine glutaminase, producing MIYVFIIDDSAVVRTVLTQVLEKNNDIKVIGSSPDPVFALEKLEKSGDWPDVFVLDIEMPRMDGISFLKKIMHERPTPVLICSSLAEKESETTWIALKEGAVGIVTKPKIGLKDFLEDSVVYLGEAVRSASVSKVRAHSKVGSIPLKTKALDFSKIKTTDRIIAIGTSTGGTIALEEILTSLPADCPGIVIVQHMPERFTEAFANRLDKICKIQVREAKDGDRVQEGTALIAPGNKHMEVIGNGAQFVVRVTEGPLVNRHRPSVDVLFHSVAKNVGRNAKAFLLTGMGADGAAGLLEIRKTGGRTIAQDEASSVVFGMPKEAIERGAAEKILSLDEIPAEILA from the coding sequence ATGATATATGTTTTCATAATAGATGATTCCGCCGTAGTCCGGACTGTGTTGACTCAAGTTCTGGAAAAGAACAACGATATCAAGGTGATAGGATCTTCTCCTGATCCTGTATTTGCATTGGAGAAACTCGAGAAATCGGGAGACTGGCCTGACGTATTCGTGCTGGATATAGAAATGCCGCGGATGGATGGAATTAGTTTTTTAAAGAAGATTATGCATGAAAGACCAACCCCTGTTTTGATCTGTTCTTCTCTGGCAGAAAAAGAATCCGAAACTACTTGGATCGCTTTGAAAGAAGGAGCGGTAGGAATCGTAACGAAACCTAAAATAGGCCTAAAGGATTTTTTAGAAGATTCAGTAGTATATTTGGGAGAAGCAGTCAGATCCGCATCCGTTTCTAAAGTGAGAGCTCATTCTAAAGTAGGAAGTATCCCGTTAAAGACAAAAGCATTAGATTTTTCTAAAATAAAAACGACCGATAGGATTATTGCCATCGGAACTTCTACCGGTGGAACCATCGCGTTAGAAGAGATACTTACTTCCTTGCCTGCAGATTGTCCTGGAATAGTGATAGTGCAGCACATGCCGGAAAGATTCACCGAAGCATTTGCAAATCGTTTGGATAAAATTTGCAAGATCCAAGTCAGAGAGGCGAAAGATGGAGACAGGGTACAAGAAGGCACCGCTCTAATCGCTCCTGGAAACAAGCACATGGAAGTCATTGGAAATGGCGCTCAATTCGTTGTCAGAGTTACGGAGGGTCCACTTGTTAACAGGCATCGTCCTTCCGTAGATGTGCTATTTCATTCTGTTGCTAAGAATGTAGGAAGAAATGCAAAGGCATTCTTACTTACAGGAATGGGAGCGGACGGAGCGGCAGGTCTATTAGAGATCCGAAAAACTGGAGGGAGAACGATCGCTCAAGACGAGGCAAGCTCTGTAGTGTTCGGAATGCCTAAAGAGGCGATCGAGAGAGGAGCCGCCGAAAAGATCTTGTCCTTAGACGAGATACCGGCAGAGATCCTTGCTTGA
- a CDS encoding biotin/lipoyl-containing protein, giving the protein MIDYQNRRITFRESTSPWIHSFSLETIKCLIVCRGPVRKEAMEIFDQIGIREYGILLSEKDSVVYPMALGPELRGFRFPSNIHRVPDYMGAGAEEKAARIKQIIQIAKDNDYTHIFAGYGFMAEDAEFIEAIEASGITFMGPSSHVAHQAGSKDEAKKLARKLNVSVTPGVDTISATCLLKKASDEKALTSLAKEKGLNFKYDSSLSAAENAEALLYAGYEKIVELVTIAELQAQAEIECADIWKKYPSNRIRFKYVGGGGGKGQRVVSKPDEVKTAVQEILSESKVTAPGSNRNFLIELNIEKTRHNEIQLIGNGEWCLALGGRDCSVQMHEQKLLEISLTQELLQNEIAAVEKVSAKKAEILKADLKVLQEMEEQSERFGKAVALNSVSTFELIVEGTNHFFMEMNTRIQVEHRVTEMVYSLKFTNPENKAEFFIVDSLIEAMALIALHGKRLPKPERIVRNISGAEVRINATNKAIQPHAGGVILNWSKPLPEEIRDDQGISVRNPDTGLFVHYKVAGAYDSNIALLITYGTSREDNLRKLGNILRKTELRGQDLQTNLIVHYGLINWILGKDPLFKPSTAFMISYLAAVGALESLGKDVDLEVAWNKVVAAAPAEAKKTLSRKLTLITRPVMDLLSDAHLLAGFLGYHENISWKIEKDQVIWLRNPIHVLTDLYYYLHMEGELHQSPSEQIWDHDQQVLQSALAFYKELEVRTGKKADSTDWDSFFAGSKASGFDNSLWTKAVSSHKGFQVGLELLKLIPNLGNKSGFYKLTIDENLEPVIPEEFRKTDTRDAFIKFLAPAPKASSDEIVSPMGGMFYSKEAPDLPVMAKEGDHFKAGQPLFIVEVMKMFNKITAPFSGTIKEVLLKDSDGKIIQKGQSIFKIVPDEVLKIETPEEIQERRNKVTLSLL; this is encoded by the coding sequence ATGATCGACTACCAAAATCGACGTATTACATTTCGCGAATCAACTTCTCCTTGGATCCATTCCTTCTCCTTAGAAACGATCAAATGTTTGATCGTTTGTCGAGGACCAGTGCGCAAGGAAGCGATGGAGATCTTCGACCAAATCGGGATCAGAGAATATGGGATTCTTCTTTCCGAAAAGGATTCCGTTGTTTATCCGATGGCACTTGGACCAGAACTACGTGGTTTTAGATTTCCTTCTAATATCCACAGGGTTCCGGATTATATGGGTGCAGGCGCAGAAGAAAAAGCAGCGCGTATCAAGCAGATCATTCAAATTGCTAAGGATAATGATTACACTCATATCTTTGCCGGCTACGGATTCATGGCAGAAGATGCAGAGTTCATCGAGGCAATCGAGGCCAGCGGAATTACATTCATGGGACCTTCTTCTCATGTGGCTCACCAAGCTGGTTCTAAAGATGAAGCAAAGAAGCTCGCTCGTAAACTGAATGTTTCCGTAACTCCCGGAGTGGATACTATTTCCGCTACTTGCTTACTGAAGAAAGCGTCTGATGAAAAGGCTCTTACTTCTCTTGCAAAAGAGAAGGGATTAAACTTCAAATATGATTCTTCTTTGTCAGCCGCTGAAAATGCAGAAGCACTTCTTTATGCAGGTTACGAAAAGATTGTAGAGTTAGTCACCATTGCCGAATTGCAAGCACAGGCCGAAATAGAATGTGCTGATATTTGGAAGAAGTATCCGTCCAACAGGATTCGCTTCAAGTATGTGGGCGGTGGTGGAGGTAAGGGACAAAGGGTTGTCTCTAAACCTGACGAAGTAAAAACCGCAGTCCAGGAGATCCTATCCGAGTCCAAGGTAACCGCACCTGGATCCAACAGGAACTTCCTCATCGAATTAAATATCGAGAAGACCCGTCACAATGAGATCCAATTGATCGGTAACGGCGAATGGTGTCTTGCTCTTGGAGGAAGAGACTGTTCCGTTCAGATGCACGAACAGAAACTTCTCGAGATTTCCTTAACCCAAGAATTACTTCAAAACGAGATCGCTGCAGTGGAAAAAGTTTCCGCGAAGAAAGCAGAGATCCTAAAGGCTGACCTCAAAGTTCTTCAAGAAATGGAAGAGCAGTCTGAAAGATTCGGAAAGGCAGTGGCACTCAATAGCGTTTCCACTTTCGAGCTTATTGTAGAAGGCACCAATCACTTCTTCATGGAGATGAACACTCGTATCCAGGTAGAGCACAGAGTGACTGAGATGGTGTATTCACTCAAGTTTACCAATCCGGAAAACAAAGCGGAGTTCTTCATCGTAGACAGCCTTATCGAAGCGATGGCACTTATCGCTCTTCACGGAAAAAGATTACCTAAACCGGAGCGAATTGTCCGCAATATCTCCGGAGCAGAAGTCAGGATCAATGCAACCAATAAGGCAATCCAACCGCACGCGGGAGGAGTGATCTTAAACTGGTCCAAGCCTTTACCGGAAGAGATTCGCGATGACCAAGGGATCTCTGTTCGTAACCCTGATACAGGTTTATTCGTACATTATAAAGTAGCCGGCGCTTACGATTCGAATATTGCTCTCTTGATCACTTATGGAACAAGCAGAGAAGACAATCTTCGTAAGCTCGGAAACATACTTCGCAAGACTGAGTTAAGAGGCCAGGATCTACAAACGAACCTAATCGTCCATTACGGATTGATTAACTGGATCCTCGGAAAGGATCCTCTCTTCAAACCTTCTACAGCATTCATGATCTCGTATCTTGCTGCGGTAGGTGCGTTAGAGAGTTTAGGCAAGGATGTGGATCTGGAAGTCGCTTGGAACAAGGTTGTTGCGGCAGCTCCTGCAGAAGCAAAGAAGACTCTTTCCAGAAAGCTGACTCTGATCACAAGACCAGTGATGGACCTACTGAGCGACGCTCATTTACTTGCAGGCTTTTTAGGATATCATGAGAATATTTCTTGGAAGATCGAGAAAGACCAAGTCATTTGGCTTAGAAATCCGATCCATGTTCTGACTGATCTCTACTATTATCTGCACATGGAGGGAGAATTGCACCAGTCTCCATCCGAACAGATCTGGGATCATGATCAACAAGTACTTCAATCTGCATTAGCTTTCTATAAAGAACTAGAAGTAAGAACCGGCAAAAAAGCGGATTCTACTGATTGGGATTCCTTCTTTGCAGGATCTAAAGCTTCCGGATTCGATAATTCTCTTTGGACAAAAGCAGTTTCCTCTCACAAAGGATTCCAGGTCGGCCTAGAGCTTCTAAAACTGATCCCGAACTTAGGAAATAAATCAGGATTCTATAAGCTGACCATAGACGAGAACTTAGAACCAGTAATTCCTGAAGAATTTAGAAAAACGGATACAAGAGATGCTTTCATCAAGTTCTTGGCTCCTGCTCCTAAGGCAAGCTCCGACGAGATAGTGTCTCCTATGGGTGGTATGTTCTATTCCAAAGAAGCTCCAGATCTTCCTGTTATGGCAAAAGAAGGGGACCATTTCAAAGCCGGTCAGCCTTTATTCATCGTTGAAGTCATGAAGATGTTCAATAAGATCACTGCACCTTTCTCAGGAACGATCAAAGAAGTTCTTTTGAAAGATAGTGATGGAAAGATCATCCAAAAAGGACAATCCATCTTCAAGATCGTTCCGGACGAGGTCCTTAAGATCGAAACTCCTGAAGAGATCCAAGAAAGAAGGAATAAAGTAACTCTTTCCTTACTGTAA